The proteins below are encoded in one region of Streptomyces roseirectus:
- a CDS encoding GuaB1 family IMP dehydrogenase-related protein yields the protein MRFLNDIKPAYDLTYDDVFMVPSRSAVGSRQAVDLRSPDGTGTTIPLVVANMTAIAGRRMAETVARRGGLVVIPQDIPIDVVTDVVGWVKSRHLVLDTPIVLSPQQTVADALALLPKRAHNAGVVVDGERRPVGVVTDQDLTGVDRFTQLGEVMSRDLLLLDADIDPREAFNTLDGANRRYAPAVDADGRLAGILTRKGALRATLYSPAVDGEGRLRIAAAVGINGDVAGKAKQLLDAGVDTLVIDTAHGHQESMISAIRTVRALDPRVPIVAGNIVSAEGVRDLIEAGADIIKVGVGPGAMCTTRMMTGVGRPQFSAVLECAAEARKHGKHVWADGGVRHPRDVAMALAAGASNVMIGSWFAGTYESPGDLQQDANGRLYKESFGMASARAVRNRTSDESAYDRARKALFEEGISTSRMFLDPARPGVEDLIDSVIAGVRSSCTYAGAGSLAEFEEKAVVGIQSAAGYAEGKPLHASWS from the coding sequence GTGCGTTTTCTCAATGACATCAAGCCCGCGTACGACCTCACCTACGACGACGTCTTCATGGTGCCCAGCCGCAGCGCGGTCGGCTCGCGCCAGGCCGTGGACCTCCGCTCGCCGGACGGCACGGGGACGACGATCCCGCTGGTCGTCGCCAACATGACCGCGATCGCGGGGCGCCGGATGGCCGAGACGGTCGCCCGGCGCGGCGGGCTCGTCGTCATTCCGCAGGACATCCCCATCGACGTCGTCACGGACGTCGTCGGCTGGGTCAAGAGCCGGCACCTCGTCCTCGACACCCCCATCGTGCTCTCGCCCCAGCAGACCGTCGCCGACGCGCTCGCGCTGCTGCCGAAGCGGGCGCACAACGCCGGGGTCGTCGTCGACGGGGAGCGCCGGCCCGTCGGCGTCGTCACCGACCAGGACCTCACCGGCGTCGACCGGTTCACGCAGCTCGGCGAGGTCATGTCGCGTGACCTGCTGCTGCTCGACGCGGACATCGACCCCCGCGAGGCGTTCAACACGCTCGACGGCGCGAACCGCCGGTACGCGCCCGCCGTCGACGCGGACGGCAGGCTCGCGGGCATCCTCACCCGCAAGGGCGCGCTGCGGGCCACGCTCTACAGCCCCGCCGTCGACGGCGAGGGGCGGCTGCGGATCGCCGCCGCCGTCGGGATCAACGGGGACGTCGCGGGCAAGGCCAAGCAGCTCCTCGACGCCGGGGTGGACACGCTCGTCATCGACACGGCGCACGGGCACCAGGAGTCGATGATCAGCGCGATCCGTACCGTGCGGGCGCTGGACCCCAGGGTGCCGATCGTCGCCGGGAACATCGTCTCCGCCGAGGGCGTGCGGGACCTCATCGAGGCCGGCGCCGACATCATCAAGGTCGGGGTGGGCCCCGGCGCGATGTGCACGACCCGCATGATGACCGGCGTCGGCCGGCCGCAGTTCTCCGCCGTCCTCGAATGCGCCGCCGAGGCCCGCAAGCACGGCAAGCACGTCTGGGCCGACGGCGGTGTCCGCCACCCCCGCGACGTCGCGATGGCGCTGGCCGCCGGGGCGTCCAACGTGATGATCGGCTCCTGGTTCGCCGGCACGTACGAGTCGCCGGGCGACCTCCAGCAGGACGCGAACGGGCGCCTCTACAAGGAGTCCTTCGGCATGGCCTCCGCGCGCGCCGTGCGCAACCGCACCTCCGACGAGTCCGCCTACGACCGCGCCCGCAAGGCCCTGTTCGAGGAGGGCATCTCCACGTCCCGCATGTTCCTCGACCCGGCCCGCCCCGGCGTGGAGGACCTGATCGACTCCGTCATCGCCGGCGTCCGCTCCTCCTGCACCTACGCGGGCGCCGGCTCCCTCGCCGAGTTCGAGGAGAAGGCCGTCGTCGGCATCCAGAGCGCGGCGGGCTACGCGGAGGGCAAGCCGCTGCACGCGAGCTGGAGTTGA
- a CDS encoding ribonuclease domain-containing protein, translated as MLLRFVSRVLLCLLVLVGGVAGCSSEHRAQDATGLATVKAADLPAEARRTLALIDKGGPYPYSRDGVVFGNFEGRLPKRKRGYYHEYTVKTPGSRDRGARRIVTGQGGEIYYTDDHYDSFRTVLR; from the coding sequence ATGCTGCTGCGGTTCGTCTCCCGGGTGTTGCTGTGTCTGCTGGTCCTGGTCGGAGGTGTCGCCGGATGTTCGTCGGAACACCGCGCCCAGGATGCGACCGGCCTCGCCACCGTCAAGGCCGCCGACCTCCCCGCCGAGGCGCGCAGGACCCTCGCCCTCATCGACAAGGGCGGGCCCTATCCCTACTCCCGCGACGGCGTCGTCTTCGGGAACTTCGAGGGGCGGCTGCCGAAGCGGAAGCGCGGCTACTACCACGAGTACACGGTGAAGACCCCGGGTTCGCGCGACCGGGGCGCCCGGCGCATTGTCACGGGACAGGGCGGCGAGATCTACTACACCGATGATCACTACGACTCGTTCCGGACGGTACTGAGATGA
- a CDS encoding GNAT family N-acetyltransferase codes for MEIMACRFRDLFTLEEVMPSNSVDGSHPARFARQRGGRGTYLIPWLDGRPVGHAEVRWTGCEAPEVQAAHPGCPEINGLFVWPEELRSQGIGTALIRAAEEPALTRARLGYRPGVRYVDRWSYRDPAGGLQEHADRAGSSPEG; via the coding sequence ATGGAGATCATGGCCTGCCGCTTCCGCGACCTCTTCACGCTGGAGGAGGTGATGCCGTCGAACAGTGTCGACGGCAGTCACCCCGCCCGCTTCGCCCGGCAGCGGGGCGGGCGCGGCACCTACCTGATCCCCTGGCTGGACGGCCGGCCCGTCGGGCACGCGGAGGTCCGCTGGACCGGCTGCGAGGCGCCCGAGGTGCAGGCCGCCCACCCCGGCTGCCCCGAGATCAACGGCCTGTTCGTCTGGCCCGAGGAACTGCGCTCGCAGGGCATCGGGACGGCGCTGATCCGGGCCGCCGAGGAACCGGCGCTCACGCGGGCGCGGCTCGGGTACCGGCCCGGTGTGCGGTACGTCGACCGGTGGTCCTACCGCGACCCGGCCGGCGGCCTCCAGGAGCACGCCGACCGTGCCGGTTCCTCACCAGAGGGCTGA
- a CDS encoding barstar family protein encodes MTDIVIDLDGVTDRPGLMDRFADGLNLPDWFGRNWDALADVLRDVPEGRRVVVRDWRAYAKARPEEWEIALDVLQEADLPVVLAL; translated from the coding sequence ATGACCGACATCGTGATCGACCTCGACGGCGTCACCGACAGGCCCGGCCTGATGGACCGTTTCGCCGACGGCCTGAACCTGCCCGACTGGTTCGGCCGCAACTGGGACGCGCTGGCCGACGTCCTGCGTGATGTCCCCGAGGGGCGGCGGGTCGTCGTCCGGGACTGGCGGGCGTACGCCAAGGCGCGGCCCGAGGAGTGGGAGATCGCGCTCGACGTCCTCCAGGAGGCCGACCTGCCGGTCGTCCTCGCCCTGTAG
- a CDS encoding Lrp/AsnC family transcriptional regulator gives MLNDLDERIVHALAEDARRSYADIGQLVGLSAPAVKRRVDRLRESGAITGFTVRVDPVALGWQTEGFVEIYCRRNTTPDTIRRGLERYQEVVAASTVTGDADAVAQVFASDMRHFERVLERIAGEPFVERTKSVLVLSPLLRRFSPR, from the coding sequence GTGTTGAACGACCTGGACGAACGTATCGTGCACGCTCTCGCCGAGGACGCCCGGCGGTCCTACGCGGACATCGGGCAGCTCGTCGGGCTGTCGGCGCCGGCTGTGAAGCGGCGGGTGGACCGGTTGCGGGAGAGCGGGGCGATCACCGGGTTCACCGTCCGGGTCGACCCGGTGGCGTTGGGGTGGCAGACCGAGGGGTTCGTCGAGATCTACTGCCGGCGCAACACCACGCCGGACACGATCCGACGGGGGCTCGAGCGGTACCAGGAGGTGGTGGCCGCGTCGACCGTCACCGGGGACGCCGACGCCGTCGCGCAGGTCTTCGCCTCCGACATGCGGCACTTCGAGCGGGTGCTCGAGCGGATCGCGGGGGAGCCGTTCGTGGAGCGGACGAAGTCGGTGCTGGTGCTGTCGCCGCTGCTGAGGCGGTTCTCGCCCCGTTGA
- the rpe gene encoding ribulose-phosphate 3-epimerase: protein MAVQINPSILSADFARLADEAKAVEGADWLHVDVMDNHFVPNLTLGVPIVESLAKATDTPLDCHLMIEDPDRWAPQYIEAGASSVTFHVEAAAAPVRLAREIRAKGGRASMALKPATPIEPYEDLLPELDMLLIMTVEPGFGGQAFLDIMLPKIRRTRQLIDKHGLDLWLQVDGGVSAGTIERCAEAGADVFVAGSAVYGAEDPAAAVRGLRAQAEAACDHRATGR from the coding sequence ATGGCCGTGCAGATCAACCCCAGCATCCTCTCCGCCGACTTCGCCCGCCTCGCCGACGAGGCCAAGGCCGTCGAAGGCGCCGACTGGCTCCACGTCGACGTCATGGACAACCACTTCGTCCCGAACCTCACGCTCGGCGTCCCGATCGTGGAGTCGCTGGCGAAGGCGACGGACACCCCGCTGGACTGCCACCTGATGATCGAGGACCCGGACCGCTGGGCCCCGCAGTACATCGAGGCCGGCGCCTCCTCGGTCACCTTCCACGTGGAGGCCGCCGCCGCCCCCGTCCGCCTGGCCCGCGAGATCCGCGCCAAGGGCGGCCGGGCGTCGATGGCCCTGAAGCCGGCGACGCCGATCGAGCCGTACGAGGACCTGCTCCCCGAGCTGGACATGCTGCTGATCATGACCGTCGAGCCGGGCTTCGGCGGCCAGGCGTTCCTGGACATCATGCTGCCGAAGATCCGCCGCACCCGGCAGCTCATCGACAAGCACGGCCTCGACCTCTGGCTCCAGGTCGACGGCGGTGTCTCGGCGGGCACCATCGAACGGTGCGCGGAGGCCGGCGCGGACGTCTTCGTCGCCGGTTCGGCCGTGTACGGCGCCGAGGACCCGGCCGCCGCGGTGCGCGGTCTGCGCGCCCAGGCCGAGGCCGCGTGCGACCACCGGGCCACGGGCAGGTGA
- a CDS encoding primosomal protein N' → MSSVNGSGSGGGVGAEQLALMREGVRKAKGERAKPGTWRGAALAGELPVARVLVDKGVLHLDRLFDYAVPAELDAVAQPGVRVRVRFGAGRGKVRGGRREGGGLVDGFVVERVARSDYSGPLAALAQVVSSEVVLGPELLALARGVADRYAGSLADVVQLAVPPRSARAERKASPAPLPPPAVPSAGGWERYENGAAFVEALARGGAPRAVWNALPGSGWGEEVARAVGATLASGRGALVVVPDGRDVGRVDAALRDVLGAGRHAVLTADAGPEKRYREWLAVLRGSVRAVVGTRAAMFAPVRDLGLVVVWDDGDGSHSEPHAPQPHVRDVLLLRAAQSKCGFLLGSWSCTVEAAQLVESGWARPVVARREQVRSAAPLVRTVGDQDLARDEAARAARLPTLAWQAVRDGLRDGPVLVQVPRRGYVPRMACAQCREAARCRHCAGPLEGKDGGGLACGWCGRGEMAWRCPECGGVRLRAQVVGARRTAEELGRAFPTVPVRTSGREQVLDTVPGVPALVVSTPGAEPVAEGGYAAALLLDGWAMLGRPDLRAGEEALRRWIAAASLVRGQEEGGTVVVVAEPTLRAVQALVRWDPVGHAVRELAERAELGFPPVSRMASVSGRAEAVAAFLAVAELPPEAEVLGPVPVPVTPAGRPRRVGGPPPGERWERALVRVPPGRGGALASALKAAQVARMGRGSGGEEGRVWVRVDPADIG, encoded by the coding sequence GTGAGCAGTGTGAACGGGTCGGGGAGTGGGGGCGGGGTGGGGGCTGAGCAGTTGGCCTTGATGCGGGAGGGGGTGCGGAAGGCGAAGGGGGAGAGGGCGAAGCCGGGGACGTGGCGGGGGGCCGCGTTGGCGGGGGAGTTGCCGGTGGCGCGGGTGTTGGTGGACAAGGGGGTGTTGCATCTGGATCGGTTGTTTGATTACGCGGTGCCGGCCGAGTTGGACGCGGTGGCGCAGCCGGGGGTGCGGGTGCGGGTGCGGTTCGGGGCGGGGCGGGGGAAGGTGCGGGGCGGGCGGCGTGAGGGGGGTGGGCTCGTCGACGGGTTTGTGGTCGAGCGGGTGGCTCGGTCCGATTACTCCGGGCCGTTGGCCGCGTTGGCTCAGGTGGTGTCGTCCGAGGTGGTGCTGGGGCCCGAGTTGCTGGCGCTTGCGCGGGGGGTGGCCGATCGGTACGCCGGGAGTCTGGCCGATGTGGTGCAGTTGGCCGTGCCGCCGCGCAGTGCGCGGGCCGAGCGGAAGGCTTCGCCCGCGCCGCTGCCGCCGCCCGCCGTGCCGTCGGCGGGGGGCTGGGAGCGGTACGAGAACGGGGCCGCGTTCGTCGAGGCGCTGGCGCGCGGCGGGGCGCCCCGGGCCGTGTGGAACGCGTTGCCGGGGAGCGGGTGGGGCGAGGAGGTGGCGCGAGCCGTGGGGGCCACGCTCGCGTCGGGGCGCGGCGCCCTGGTCGTCGTCCCCGACGGGCGGGACGTCGGGCGGGTGGACGCCGCGCTGCGGGACGTCCTCGGCGCGGGGCGGCACGCCGTGCTGACCGCCGACGCCGGGCCCGAGAAGCGGTACCGGGAGTGGCTTGCCGTGCTGCGGGGCTCCGTGCGGGCGGTCGTCGGGACCCGGGCCGCGATGTTCGCGCCCGTGCGGGACCTGGGGCTGGTCGTGGTGTGGGACGACGGGGACGGCAGCCACAGCGAGCCGCACGCCCCTCAGCCGCATGTGCGGGACGTGCTGCTGCTGCGGGCCGCGCAGTCGAAGTGCGGGTTCCTGCTGGGGAGTTGGAGCTGCACCGTGGAGGCCGCGCAGCTCGTCGAGAGCGGGTGGGCGCGGCCGGTCGTCGCGCGGCGGGAGCAGGTGCGGTCGGCCGCGCCGCTGGTGCGGACCGTGGGGGACCAGGATCTCGCGCGCGACGAGGCGGCGCGGGCGGCCCGGCTGCCCACGCTCGCCTGGCAGGCCGTGCGGGACGGGCTGCGGGACGGGCCGGTGCTGGTACAGGTGCCCCGTCGGGGGTACGTGCCCCGGATGGCCTGCGCGCAGTGCCGTGAGGCCGCGCGGTGCCGGCACTGCGCCGGGCCGCTGGAGGGGAAGGACGGGGGCGGGCTCGCGTGCGGGTGGTGCGGGCGGGGGGAGATGGCCTGGCGGTGTCCCGAGTGCGGGGGCGTGCGCCTGCGGGCCCAGGTCGTGGGGGCCCGGCGGACGGCCGAGGAGCTGGGACGGGCGTTTCCCACCGTGCCGGTGCGGACGTCCGGACGGGAGCAGGTGCTCGACACCGTGCCGGGGGTGCCGGCGCTCGTCGTGAGCACGCCCGGGGCCGAGCCCGTCGCCGAGGGGGGATACGCCGCGGCCCTGCTGCTCGACGGGTGGGCCATGCTCGGACGGCCCGATCTGCGCGCCGGTGAGGAGGCGCTGCGGCGGTGGATCGCGGCGGCCTCGCTGGTGCGGGGGCAGGAGGAGGGGGGGACCGTCGTCGTGGTCGCCGAGCCGACACTCCGGGCCGTGCAGGCGCTGGTGCGGTGGGATCCCGTGGGGCATGCCGTGCGGGAGCTGGCCGAACGCGCCGAGTTGGGGTTTCCGCCGGTCTCCCGGATGGCCTCCGTGTCCGGGCGGGCGGAGGCGGTGGCCGCGTTCCTCGCCGTCGCCGAACTGCCCCCGGAGGCCGAGGTGTTGGGGCCCGTTCCCGTGCCGGTGACTCCCGCCGGGCGGCCTCGGCGGGTGGGTGGGCCGCCGCCGGGGGAGCGGTGGGAGCGGGCGCTGGTCCGGGTGCCGCCGGGGCGGGGCGGGGCGCTGGCCTCCGCGTTGAAGGCGGCGCAGGTCGCGAGGATGGGGCGGGGGAGCGGGGGGGAGGAAGGGAGAGTTTGGGTTCGGGTGGATCCGGCGGATATCGGGTGA
- a CDS encoding RsmB/NOP family class I SAM-dependent RNA methyltransferase produces the protein MSETSARPHKTGKPYRRPKKDPVRMLAFEVLRAVDERDAYANLVLPPLLRKAREKGDFDGRDAALATELVYGTLRRQGTYDSVIAACIDRPLREVDPPVLDVLSLGAHQLLGTRIPTHAAVSASVELARVVLGDGRAKFVNAVLRKIAQDDLDGWVEKVAPPYDDDPEDHLAVVHSHPRWVVSALWDSLGGGRAGIEELLAADNERPEVTLVARPGRSDVRELLAEDAAVPGRWSPYAARLTEGGEPGAVDAVREGRAGVQDEGSQLVALALANAPLDGPDARWLDGCAGPGGKAALLAALAAERGATLLASEKQPHRAGLVAKALAGNPGPYQVITADGTRPPWRPGVFDRVLMDVPCTGLGALRRRPEARWRRRPEDLEGFGPLQRGLLRTALEAVRVGGVVGYATCSPHLAETRAVVADVLKQVPGADLIDARPLLPGVPGLGEGPDVQLWPHVHGTDAMYLALIRRTG, from the coding sequence GTGAGTGAGACCTCTGCGCGCCCGCACAAGACCGGCAAGCCGTACCGGCGGCCCAAGAAGGACCCCGTCCGGATGCTGGCGTTCGAGGTGTTGCGGGCGGTGGACGAGCGGGACGCGTACGCGAATCTGGTGCTGCCCCCGCTGCTCAGGAAGGCCCGGGAGAAGGGCGACTTCGACGGGCGTGACGCCGCCCTCGCGACGGAGCTGGTGTACGGCACGCTCCGCCGACAGGGCACCTACGACTCGGTCATCGCCGCCTGTATCGACCGCCCGCTGCGCGAGGTCGACCCCCCTGTCCTCGACGTCCTAAGCCTGGGCGCCCATCAGCTGCTGGGCACCCGGATCCCCACCCACGCCGCGGTCTCCGCGTCCGTCGAGCTGGCGCGTGTCGTGCTCGGCGACGGCCGCGCCAAGTTCGTCAACGCGGTGCTGCGGAAGATCGCGCAGGACGACCTGGACGGCTGGGTGGAGAAGGTCGCCCCGCCCTACGACGACGACCCCGAGGACCACCTGGCCGTCGTCCACTCGCACCCCAGGTGGGTCGTGTCGGCGCTGTGGGACTCGCTGGGCGGCGGCAGGGCCGGCATCGAGGAGCTGCTGGCGGCGGACAACGAGCGTCCCGAGGTGACCCTCGTCGCGCGGCCCGGCAGGTCGGACGTCCGGGAGCTGCTGGCGGAGGACGCCGCCGTCCCCGGCCGCTGGTCGCCGTACGCCGCGCGGCTGACGGAGGGCGGGGAGCCCGGAGCCGTCGACGCCGTGCGCGAGGGGCGGGCCGGGGTGCAGGACGAGGGCAGTCAGCTGGTCGCGCTGGCCCTGGCGAACGCCCCCCTGGACGGCCCCGACGCACGCTGGCTCGACGGCTGCGCCGGACCCGGCGGAAAGGCCGCGCTGCTCGCCGCCCTCGCCGCCGAGCGGGGCGCGACCCTGCTGGCGTCGGAGAAGCAGCCGCACCGCGCCGGCCTGGTCGCGAAGGCGTTGGCCGGCAACCCGGGCCCGTACCAGGTCATCACGGCCGACGGCACTCGTCCGCCGTGGCGCCCCGGCGTCTTCGACCGCGTGCTGATGGACGTCCCCTGCACCGGCCTCGGCGCCCTGCGCCGCCGTCCGGAGGCCCGCTGGCGGCGTCGTCCGGAGGATCTTGAGGGGTTCGGGCCGTTGCAGCGGGGGCTGCTGCGGACGGCGCTGGAGGCGGTGCGCGTCGGCGGGGTCGTCGGGTACGCGACCTGTTCGCCGCACCTCGCGGAGACGCGGGCGGTCGTCGCGGACGTGCTCAAGCAGGTCCCGGGGGCCGACCTGATCGATGCGCGCCCCCTGCTGCCGGGTGTGCCGGGGCTGGGGGAGGGGCCGGACGTCCAGCTGTGGCCGCATGTGCACGGCACGGACGCGATGTACCTGGCCCTGATCCGCCGCACCGGCTGA
- the fmt gene encoding methionyl-tRNA formyltransferase, with product MRLVFAGTPEVAVPALDALIDSGRHEVVAVVTRPDAPAGRGRRLVASPVAERAMEAGIEVLKPARPREPEFLDRLREIGPDCCPVVAYGALLPKVALDVPARGWVNLHFSLLPAWRGAAPVQHSIMAGDEITGASTFLIEEGLDSGPVYGTVTEEVRATDTSGDLLTRLAFAGAGLLAATMDGIEDGTLDAVPQPAEGISLAPKITVEDARVEWRAPALRVDRVVRGCTPAPGAWTTFRGERLKLIQVTPLPDRNGLAPGQLAVGKNNVYVGTGSYAVELLWVQAQGKKPMRAADWARGVRGADGETLGL from the coding sequence ATGAGGCTTGTCTTCGCAGGTACCCCAGAGGTCGCCGTTCCCGCTCTGGACGCGCTCATCGACTCCGGGCGGCACGAGGTCGTCGCGGTCGTGACGCGGCCGGACGCGCCGGCGGGGCGGGGGCGCAGGCTGGTCGCCTCGCCGGTGGCCGAGCGGGCCATGGAGGCCGGGATCGAGGTGCTGAAGCCGGCGCGCCCGCGTGAACCCGAGTTCCTGGACCGGCTCCGGGAGATCGGCCCCGACTGCTGCCCTGTCGTCGCGTACGGGGCGCTGCTGCCCAAGGTCGCGCTCGACGTGCCCGCCCGGGGCTGGGTGAACCTGCACTTCTCGCTGCTGCCCGCCTGGCGGGGTGCCGCGCCCGTGCAGCACTCGATCATGGCCGGGGACGAGATCACCGGGGCGTCCACGTTCCTCATCGAGGAAGGGCTCGACTCCGGGCCCGTGTACGGCACCGTGACGGAGGAGGTCCGGGCCACCGACACCAGCGGGGATCTCCTCACGCGCCTCGCCTTCGCCGGCGCCGGCCTGCTCGCGGCGACCATGGACGGCATCGAGGACGGGACGCTGGACGCCGTGCCGCAGCCCGCCGAGGGCATCTCCCTCGCGCCGAAGATCACCGTCGAGGACGCCCGCGTCGAGTGGCGGGCCCCGGCGCTGCGCGTCGACCGGGTCGTCCGGGGCTGCACCCCCGCGCCCGGCGCCTGGACCACGTTCCGCGGCGAGCGCCTGAAGCTGATCCAGGTGACCCCGCTGCCCGACCGCAACGGGCTCGCCCCCGGGCAGTTGGCCGTCGGGAAGAACAACGTGTACGTCGGGACCGGCTCGTACGCCGTCGAGTTGCTGTGGGTGCAGGCCCAGGGCAAGAAGCCGATGCGGGCCGCGGACTGGGCCCGGGGCGTCCGGGGGGCGGACGGGGAGACGCTGGGGCTGTAG
- a CDS encoding carbon-nitrogen hydrolase family protein, with amino-acid sequence MRIALLQSSGRPGSVGENLKVLGEAAGRAARAGAELLVAPELFLTGYAIGDGVGRLAEPADGDSADAVADLAARHGLAIAYGYPERAGDDVFNAAQVISATGDRLAGYRKTHLFGCFERDHFTPGEQPVVQAELGGLRVGLMICYDVEFPENVRAHALAGTDLLIVPTAQMSPFQFVAESMIPVRAFESQLYLAYVNRVGEEGEFDFVGLSVLAGPDGIARARAGKDEELLLADIDPVLLAASREANPYLADRRPDLYRSLTR; translated from the coding sequence ATGCGCATCGCCCTGCTCCAGAGTTCCGGACGTCCGGGCTCGGTCGGCGAGAACCTGAAGGTGCTCGGCGAGGCGGCCGGGCGGGCGGCGCGGGCGGGGGCGGAGCTGCTGGTGGCGCCGGAGCTGTTCCTGACGGGATACGCGATCGGCGACGGCGTCGGACGCCTTGCGGAACCGGCCGACGGCGACTCGGCGGACGCGGTCGCGGACCTTGCCGCGCGGCACGGCCTGGCGATCGCGTACGGGTACCCCGAGCGGGCCGGGGACGACGTCTTCAACGCCGCCCAGGTGATCTCGGCGACCGGCGACCGGCTCGCGGGCTACCGCAAGACCCACCTCTTCGGCTGCTTCGAGCGCGACCACTTCACCCCCGGCGAGCAGCCCGTCGTCCAGGCGGAACTGGGCGGGCTGAGGGTCGGCCTGATGATCTGCTACGACGTCGAGTTCCCGGAGAACGTCCGGGCGCACGCCCTCGCCGGCACCGACCTCCTGATCGTCCCGACGGCCCAGATGAGCCCCTTCCAGTTCGTCGCCGAGTCGATGATCCCGGTGCGCGCGTTCGAGAGCCAGCTGTACCTCGCGTACGTCAACCGGGTCGGTGAGGAAGGGGAGTTCGACTTCGTCGGCCTGTCCGTGCTGGCCGGGCCCGACGGTATCGCCCGCGCCCGCGCCGGGAAGGACGAGGAACTGCTGCTCGCCGATATCGACCCCGTCCTCCTCGCCGCCTCCCGCGAGGCCAACCCCTATCTCGCCGACCGCCGTCCGGACCTGTACCGGTCCCTGACCCGCTAG
- a CDS encoding sugar-binding transcriptional regulator, producing MSAGRSAMRMGPAELVQAAAMARRFYLEGKSKIQIAEEFGVSRFKVARVLETALERDLVRIEIRVPAELDAERSDALRARYGLRHAVVVESPAEAEETPDPENLGEVAADLLGELVDEGDVLGLAWGRSTIHMAAALDRLPPCTVVQLTGVYDAGTAERGSVEAVRRAAQVSGGDAHPIYAPMLLPDAATASALRSQTGISRAFEYFDKVTVACVSIGSWEPGISTVHDMLTDEERAHYSSLGVAAEMSAHLFDSDGRRVGRDLGERCITVKADQLRRIPEVVAIAGGQRKAAAIDAVLRSGLVTSLVTDTSAADYLMAAGPTPKPALNRADPDGP from the coding sequence ATGTCGGCGGGCCGTTCGGCCATGCGGATGGGACCCGCGGAGCTGGTGCAGGCGGCGGCCATGGCCCGCCGCTTCTACCTGGAGGGCAAGTCCAAGATCCAGATCGCGGAGGAGTTCGGCGTCAGCCGCTTCAAGGTGGCCCGGGTCCTGGAGACCGCGCTCGAACGGGATCTCGTCCGCATCGAGATCCGGGTACCGGCCGAGCTGGACGCCGAGCGGTCCGACGCGCTGCGCGCCCGCTACGGTCTGCGGCACGCCGTCGTGGTCGAGTCACCGGCCGAGGCGGAGGAGACCCCCGACCCCGAGAACCTGGGGGAGGTGGCCGCCGACCTGCTCGGCGAACTCGTCGACGAGGGCGACGTCCTGGGCCTGGCCTGGGGCCGCTCCACCATCCACATGGCGGCGGCCCTCGACCGGCTGCCCCCGTGCACGGTGGTGCAGCTGACGGGCGTGTACGACGCGGGCACCGCCGAGCGCGGCTCCGTGGAGGCGGTGCGCCGGGCGGCCCAGGTGTCCGGCGGCGACGCCCACCCCATCTACGCGCCCATGCTGCTGCCGGACGCGGCCACGGCCTCCGCCCTGCGCAGCCAGACGGGGATCTCCCGGGCCTTCGAGTACTTCGACAAGGTCACGGTCGCCTGCGTCTCCATCGGCTCCTGGGAGCCGGGCATCTCCACGGTCCACGACATGCTGACGGACGAGGAGCGGGCCCACTACTCCTCGCTCGGCGTCGCGGCCGAGATGTCCGCGCACCTCTTCGACTCCGACGGACGCCGGGTCGGCCGCGACCTCGGCGAGCGGTGCATCACCGTCAAGGCCGACCAGCTCCGCCGGATCCCCGAGGTCGTCGCGATCGCGGGCGGGCAGCGCAAGGCGGCGGCGATCGACGCGGTGCTCAGGTCGGGGCTGGTCACCAGCCTCGTCACGGACACCTCGGCGGCGGACTACCTGATGGCGGCGGGGCCCACCCCCAAGCCGGCGCTGAACCGCGCCGACCCGGACGGACCCTGA